The following are from one region of the Myotis daubentonii chromosome 2, mMyoDau2.1, whole genome shotgun sequence genome:
- the LOC132226931 gene encoding phosphatidylglycerophosphatase and protein-tyrosine phosphatase 1-like — MAAGSLLEAGLARVLFYPTLLYTVLRGTVPGRARRDWYNRIDRTVLLGALPLRSMTRRLVEDENVRGVITMNEEYETRFLCNSAREWRQGGVEQLRLSTVDMTGVPTLANLQKGVQFALQYQSLGQSVYVHCKAGRSRSATMVAAYLIQVYNWSPEEAVRAIAKIRPHIRIRPGQFEILKEFHKEMTAEAAKKEAVSPGTDVKHVD, encoded by the coding sequence ATGGCGGCCGGCTCGTTGCTGGAGGCCGGCCTGGCCCGGGTGCTCTTCTACCCGACGCTGCTGTACACGGTGCTCCGCGGCACCGTGCCCGGCCGGGCGCGCCGCGACTGGTACAACCGCATCGACCGCACGGTGCTGCTGGGCGCGCTGCCGCTGCGGAGCATGACGCGCCGGCTGGTGGAGGACGAGAACGTGCGCGGGGTGATCACCATGAACGAGGAGTATGAGACCCGATTCCTGTGCAACTCCGCCCGGGAGTGGAGGCAAGGAGGAGTTGAGCAGCTGCGACTCAGCACAGTAGACATGACTGGAGTCCCAACCTTGGCTAACCTCCAGAAAGGAGTTCAGTTTGCTCTCCAGTACCAGTCCCTGGGCCAGAGTGTCTACGTGCATTGTAAGGCTGGGCGCTCCCGGAGCGCCACCATGGTGGCCGCGTACCTGATCCAGGTGTACaactggagcccagaggaggCTGTACGGGCCATCGCCAAGATCCGGCCACACATCCGTATCAGACCTGGCCAGTTTGAAATCCTCAAGGAGTTCCACAAGGAGATGACTGCAGAGGCAGCAAAGAAGGAAGCTGTATCACCCGGCACAGACGTGAAGCATGTGGATTAG